A region from the Gammaproteobacteria bacterium genome encodes:
- a CDS encoding DUF1249 domain-containing protein: protein MLIDTGQSRLDWVKPRSFKGLMALYESNYRRLGKLLGNRRALPDEAVSAVRDDLDLHLRVEEQTPYTTTFRLTYRFGEDGSGEADPDLQVRIYHDVQVAEVLSCKPTHRHHMLKRFDARGQNELASRWQRNLLLNKWLEYCLERGHSFDF from the coding sequence ATGTTGATCGATACCGGACAAAGCCGACTCGACTGGGTCAAGCCCCGTTCCTTCAAGGGCTTGATGGCCCTGTACGAGAGCAATTACCGGCGGCTGGGCAAGCTGCTGGGGAATCGCCGGGCGCTGCCTGACGAGGCGGTATCGGCCGTGCGCGACGACCTGGACCTGCACCTCCGGGTCGAAGAGCAGACACCGTACACGACCACCTTTCGCCTGACCTACCGCTTTGGCGAGGATGGCAGCGGCGAGGCCGATCCCGACCTGCAGGTCCGTATCTACCACGACGTGCAGGTGGCCGAGGTGCTGTCCTGCAAGCCGACGCACCGACATCACATGTTGAAGCGCTTCGATGCCCGCGGCCAGAACGAGCTGGCCAGTCGCTGGCAACGCAACCTGTTGTTGAACAAGTGGCTGGAGTACTGCCTCGAGCGCGGCCACTCCTTCGATTTCTAG
- a CDS encoding choline dehydrogenase, translating into MHNSEFDFIVVGAGSAGCVLANRLSADPSNRVLLIEAGGADRSPYIHMPAGLPKLAANLALNWNYYTEPQQGLAGRKLWWPRGKVLGGSSSINAMCYIRGQREDYDGWARQPGLEDWSFDQVLPWFLESEDNSRGEDVFHDTGGPLGVSDLLHSHELSHAFIKAATEHGLPANGDFNGREQFGAGLYQVTQRNGRRCSTASGFLKPARDRRNLSVVTNALVERVLITKGRASGVRFRLGNQLIDVHAAREVAICGGAINSPQLLMLSGIGSARDLEQHGIEVVLELPGVGRNLHDHLDICTLVETRGINTYDLNFVQEALVGIEYLFTGKGVGSTNAAEAGGFAMSSRAEDGRPDIQLHFVPALLDDHGRNKLGMQGMTIHACCLQPRSRGGVTLASSDPAAAPRIDPRYLSDDRDLPVMRDCVELSRSIFAQQAFAPYRHREVFPGDDVTTVEGIDRFIRQKAETVYHPVGSCRMGSDDMAVVDGHLRLRGIDGLRVVDASVMPTIPSGNTNAPVIMIAERAAAWMLDGN; encoded by the coding sequence ATGCATAATTCCGAATTCGACTTCATCGTCGTCGGCGCAGGCAGCGCCGGCTGCGTACTGGCCAACCGCCTGTCGGCAGATCCGTCCAATCGCGTCTTGCTGATCGAAGCCGGTGGCGCCGACCGCAGTCCCTACATCCACATGCCGGCCGGGCTGCCGAAACTCGCTGCCAACCTGGCGCTGAACTGGAATTACTACACCGAACCCCAGCAGGGTCTGGCCGGCCGCAAGCTCTGGTGGCCGCGCGGCAAGGTGCTCGGTGGCTCGAGCTCCATCAACGCCATGTGCTACATCCGTGGCCAGCGCGAAGACTACGATGGCTGGGCACGCCAGCCCGGGCTGGAAGACTGGAGCTTCGACCAGGTGCTGCCATGGTTCCTCGAATCGGAAGACAACAGTCGCGGCGAAGATGTCTTTCACGACACGGGCGGACCGCTGGGAGTTTCCGACCTGCTGCATTCACACGAACTCAGCCATGCCTTCATCAAGGCCGCCACCGAACATGGCTTGCCGGCCAACGGGGACTTCAATGGCCGTGAACAGTTCGGAGCAGGCCTCTACCAGGTCACGCAACGCAACGGCCGACGCTGCAGCACCGCCAGCGGATTCCTCAAGCCTGCTCGAGATCGACGCAACCTGTCCGTGGTCACCAATGCACTCGTTGAAAGAGTACTGATCACGAAGGGCCGCGCCAGCGGCGTTCGTTTCCGGCTCGGCAACCAGCTCATCGACGTCCATGCTGCTCGCGAGGTGGCCATCTGCGGTGGCGCCATCAACTCGCCACAGCTGTTGATGCTGTCAGGCATCGGTTCTGCAAGGGATCTCGAGCAGCACGGCATCGAGGTCGTGCTGGAACTGCCCGGCGTCGGACGGAACCTGCACGACCATCTCGATATCTGCACCCTGGTCGAGACCCGTGGCATCAATACCTATGACCTCAATTTCGTGCAGGAAGCGCTGGTTGGCATCGAATACCTGTTTACCGGCAAGGGTGTCGGGTCCACCAACGCTGCGGAGGCCGGCGGCTTCGCCATGAGCAGCCGGGCGGAGGACGGGCGTCCCGACATCCAGCTGCATTTCGTCCCTGCCCTGCTCGACGACCACGGCCGCAACAAGCTCGGCATGCAGGGCATGACCATCCACGCGTGCTGCCTGCAACCAAGGAGCCGCGGCGGCGTGACCCTGGCCAGCAGCGATCCCGCTGCCGCGCCGCGCATCGACCCGCGCTACCTGTCCGATGACAGGGACCTGCCAGTGATGCGTGATTGTGTCGAACTGTCACGCAGCATATTTGCGCAACAGGCCTTCGCGCCCTACCGGCACAGGGAAGTCTTTCCTGGTGATGATGTGACAACTGTCGAAGGTATTGATCGGTTCATTCGACAGAAAGCCGAAACCGTCTATCACCCGGTGGGCAGCTGCCGGATGGGCAGCGACGACATGGCCGTGGTCGACGGCCACCTGCGGCTGCGTGGCATCGATGGCCTGCGCGTAGTGGACGCCTCGGTGATGCCGACCATCCCCTCCGGCAACACCAATGCCCCTGTCATCATGATTGCCGAACGTGCCGCTGCCTGGATGCTGGACGGAAACTGA
- a CDS encoding aldehyde dehydrogenase family protein: protein MHAPDKPLDHASSDAVVDVCNPVTGERIGSYKQIDSDELRQRIAAARLAQPSWSRLTLAQRQAFIAKMRAWLTEHAEEAADLVRQCVGKRPIEALAGDVMPSIFGSAWYERQAPRMLRPRKLKPGSLLFLNKRSVLHRKPHGVVGIIAPWNYPLGIPMHEIVPALLAGNTVLLKTAPETLPVGELIARMFKESGLPENVFQHVIVDGPACGDVMLAADGVNKLCFTGSVRVGKILAEKAARQLVPISLELGGKDAMIVLPDADIQRAAEGAVFAGMMNAGQSCAGVERLYVHESIHDDFMRALKNTVDGLRWSEETPFDSDIGPLCTERQANVVRQQVEAALAAGATIHAEAPFTTDSTRLIKPLVLSNVSHDMEVMREETFGPIIGVMTFKDEADVIELANDSRYALTASVWSRNRKHARELAGHLKAGAVTINDHMLSHGLTETPWGGPGDSGLGRGHGEFAFEAMTDPQVVIDDWLGFAQRNVFWYPFSRSIYDGLLGGIHAIHGRGLARRLKGVGKLLKILPRMFKRSK from the coding sequence ATGCACGCGCCTGACAAGCCCCTGGACCATGCCTCGAGCGACGCCGTAGTCGACGTCTGCAACCCGGTAACGGGTGAACGCATTGGCAGCTACAAGCAGATCGACAGCGACGAGCTGCGGCAACGCATTGCGGCCGCTCGCCTGGCCCAGCCGAGCTGGAGCCGCCTGACCCTGGCGCAGCGACAGGCCTTTATTGCGAAGATGCGCGCCTGGTTGACGGAACATGCCGAAGAAGCCGCCGACCTGGTCCGGCAATGCGTGGGCAAGCGCCCGATCGAAGCACTGGCCGGTGACGTGATGCCGTCGATATTCGGCAGCGCCTGGTACGAGCGCCAGGCACCGCGCATGCTTCGTCCCAGGAAGCTGAAACCGGGTTCGCTGCTCTTCCTGAACAAGCGCTCCGTACTGCACCGCAAGCCCCACGGCGTGGTCGGCATCATCGCGCCCTGGAACTATCCGCTCGGCATTCCCATGCACGAGATCGTGCCCGCACTGCTGGCTGGCAATACCGTACTGCTGAAGACCGCGCCGGAAACCCTGCCGGTGGGTGAACTGATTGCCCGCATGTTCAAGGAATCGGGCCTGCCCGAAAACGTTTTCCAGCACGTGATCGTCGACGGACCCGCCTGTGGCGATGTCATGCTGGCAGCCGACGGCGTGAACAAGCTGTGTTTCACCGGCAGTGTCCGCGTCGGCAAGATCCTGGCAGAAAAAGCTGCACGCCAGCTTGTGCCGATCTCGCTCGAGCTCGGCGGCAAGGACGCCATGATCGTGCTGCCGGATGCCGACATTCAGCGCGCGGCCGAGGGCGCCGTCTTTGCCGGCATGATGAATGCAGGCCAGTCCTGTGCCGGCGTGGAGCGACTCTATGTCCATGAAAGCATCCATGATGACTTCATGCGGGCATTGAAGAACACGGTCGATGGCCTGCGCTGGTCGGAGGAAACGCCGTTTGACAGCGACATCGGCCCCTTGTGCACCGAGCGCCAGGCAAACGTCGTGCGCCAGCAGGTGGAAGCGGCACTGGCTGCCGGCGCCACCATCCATGCCGAGGCGCCCTTCACCACCGACAGCACGCGCCTGATCAAGCCGCTGGTGCTATCCAACGTGAGTCACGACATGGAAGTCATGCGAGAAGAAACGTTCGGCCCGATCATCGGGGTCATGACCTTCAAGGACGAAGCGGATGTCATCGAGCTGGCCAACGACTCGCGTTATGCGCTGACCGCCTCGGTGTGGTCACGCAATCGCAAGCACGCTCGCGAGCTCGCCGGCCACCTGAAGGCTGGCGCCGTCACCATCAATGACCACATGCTGAGCCATGGCCTGACCGAAACACCCTGGGGAGGCCCTGGCGATTCGGGTCTCGGTCGTGGCCATGGCGAATTCGCCTTCGAAGCGATGACCGACCCGCAGGTCGTTATCGATGACTGGCTGGGTTTCGCACAGCGCAATGTCTTCTGGTATCCCTTCAGCCGCAGCATCTATGACGGCTTGCTGGGTGGCATCCACGCCATACACGGTCGCGGCCTGGCGCGCCGCCTGAAGGGGGTCGGCAAGCTCCTGAAGATCCTGCCACGCATGTTCAAGCGATCGAAATGA
- the ppsA gene encoding phosphoenolpyruvate synthase: MDNYVLPFESLGMNDVERVGGKNASLGEMISNLAGAGVSVPGGFATTAQAYRDFLEHDGLAKRINDALDKLDVDDIKALTETGKQIRQWVMDTPFPDQLRKEVTEAYEALVKDAGGEASFAVRSSATAEDLPDASFAGQQETFLNVKGLDHIIEAMHEVFASLFNDRAIAYRVHQGFDHSVVALSAGVQRMCRSDVGCSGVMFTLDTESGFRDAVFITASYGLGETVVQGAVNPDEFYVYKPALEAGRPAVLRRNLGGKAIQMVYSGEEGHGKSVKTIEVPEEDRNRFCLTDEELTELAKQAVTIEKHYGRPMDIEWGKDGNDGKLYILQARPETVQSRAGQVIERYNLKDSGDVLCEGRAIGQRIGAGTAKVLSTLDDMHRVESGDVLVTDMTDPDWEPIMKRASAIVTNRGGRTCHAAIIARELGIPAIVGCGDATDKIADGVDVTVSCAEGDTGYIYKGQLEFEKKEIELDNMPDIPLKVMMNVANPERAFSFAALPHKGIGLARLEFIINVMIGVHPKALLNFDKMDPGLQDTIRKQMGGYSDPVGFYVDRLAEGISTLAAAFAPEPVIVRMSDFKSNEYANLIGGSQFEPHEENPMIGWRGASRYISEDFRDCFELEVAALKKVRDDMGLKNVQIMIPFVRTVSEAEQVVQLLKDNGLERGKDELKLIMMCELPSNALLADQFLEYFDGFSIGSNDLTQLTLGLDRDSGLIAHLFDERNDAVKALLSMAIKACRDKGKYIGICGQGPSDHPDLAKWLLDQGIESVSLNPDTVVETWMHLAGQKI, translated from the coding sequence ATGGACAACTACGTTCTTCCCTTCGAATCCCTGGGCATGAATGACGTCGAGCGCGTCGGTGGCAAGAACGCCTCGCTGGGCGAGATGATCTCCAATCTCGCCGGTGCCGGTGTGTCGGTGCCGGGCGGCTTCGCCACCACGGCGCAGGCCTACCGCGATTTCCTGGAACACGACGGGCTCGCCAAGCGGATCAATGATGCGCTGGACAAGCTGGACGTGGACGACATCAAGGCGCTGACCGAAACCGGCAAGCAGATTCGCCAGTGGGTCATGGATACCCCCTTCCCGGACCAGCTCCGCAAGGAAGTCACCGAGGCCTACGAGGCACTGGTCAAGGACGCCGGCGGCGAAGCCTCTTTCGCCGTGCGCTCTTCCGCAACGGCGGAAGACCTGCCTGACGCCTCCTTCGCCGGCCAGCAGGAAACCTTCCTGAACGTGAAAGGCCTGGACCACATCATCGAAGCCATGCATGAAGTCTTCGCTTCGCTGTTCAATGACCGCGCCATTGCCTACCGTGTCCACCAGGGCTTCGACCACAGTGTCGTGGCGCTGTCGGCGGGCGTGCAGCGCATGTGCCGTTCGGATGTCGGCTGCTCCGGCGTGATGTTCACGCTGGACACCGAATCCGGTTTCCGCGACGCCGTGTTCATTACCGCTTCCTACGGCCTCGGCGAAACCGTCGTGCAGGGCGCGGTCAACCCGGACGAGTTCTACGTCTACAAGCCGGCGCTGGAAGCCGGCCGACCCGCCGTACTGCGTCGCAATCTTGGCGGCAAGGCCATCCAGATGGTCTATTCGGGCGAGGAAGGCCACGGCAAATCGGTCAAGACGATTGAAGTCCCCGAAGAGGATCGCAACCGCTTCTGCCTGACCGATGAAGAGCTGACGGAGCTGGCCAAGCAGGCCGTGACCATCGAAAAGCATTACGGCCGCCCGATGGACATCGAGTGGGGCAAGGATGGCAACGACGGCAAGCTCTACATCCTGCAGGCCCGCCCGGAGACCGTGCAGTCGCGGGCCGGCCAGGTCATCGAACGTTACAACCTCAAGGATTCGGGTGACGTGCTGTGCGAAGGCCGCGCCATCGGCCAGCGGATCGGCGCCGGCACGGCCAAGGTGCTGAGCACCCTCGATGACATGCATCGCGTCGAATCCGGCGACGTCCTGGTCACCGACATGACCGACCCGGACTGGGAACCGATCATGAAGCGCGCCTCCGCCATCGTCACCAACCGTGGCGGTCGCACCTGCCACGCCGCAATCATCGCGCGCGAGCTGGGCATCCCGGCGATCGTGGGTTGCGGCGACGCCACCGACAAGATCGCCGATGGCGTGGATGTCACGGTGTCCTGTGCCGAAGGCGACACCGGCTACATCTACAAGGGCCAGCTGGAGTTCGAGAAAAAGGAAATCGAGCTGGACAACATGCCCGACATTCCACTCAAGGTCATGATGAACGTGGCCAACCCGGAGCGCGCCTTCAGCTTTGCGGCCCTGCCGCACAAGGGCATCGGCCTGGCACGCCTCGAGTTCATCATCAACGTGATGATCGGCGTGCATCCCAAGGCCCTGCTCAACTTCGACAAGATGGATCCAGGCCTGCAGGACACCATTCGCAAGCAGATGGGCGGTTACTCCGACCCGGTCGGTTTCTACGTGGATCGCCTGGCCGAGGGCATCAGCACCCTGGCCGCGGCCTTCGCGCCGGAGCCGGTGATCGTGCGCATGTCCGACTTCAAGTCCAATGAATACGCCAATCTCATCGGCGGTTCGCAGTTCGAACCCCATGAAGAGAACCCGATGATCGGCTGGCGTGGCGCTTCACGTTACATCAGCGAGGATTTCCGCGACTGTTTCGAGCTCGAAGTTGCCGCACTGAAGAAGGTTCGTGACGACATGGGCCTGAAGAATGTCCAGATCATGATTCCTTTCGTGCGCACCGTCAGTGAAGCCGAGCAGGTGGTACAGCTGCTGAAGGACAACGGCCTTGAGCGTGGCAAGGACGAACTGAAGCTGATCATGATGTGCGAGCTGCCATCCAATGCCTTGCTCGCCGACCAGTTCCTGGAATACTTCGACGGTTTCTCCATCGGTTCGAACGACCTGACGCAGCTGACCCTGGGCCTGGACCGTGACTCCGGCCTGATCGCCCACCTGTTCGACGAACGCAACGACGCGGTCAAGGCACTGCTGTCGATGGCCATCAAGGCCTGTCGCGACAAGGGCAAGTACATCGGCATCTGCGGCCAGGGGCCATCCGATCACCCGGATCTTGCCAAGTGGCTGCTGGACCAGGGCATCGAGTCGGTGTCGCTGAACCCGGACACCGTGGTGGAAACCTGGATGCACCTCGCTGGCCAGAAAATCTGA
- a CDS encoding efflux RND transporter permease subunit has product MWEITRIAMRRPVTTVMVFVSMFVVGVIASRLLPLEFFPEVEFPGLFIQAPYQGSSPEEVERLITRPIEEVVATMGSIERMQSTSRRDSAQVFVFFGWDSDVGVKSVEVRDKLDAIKNELPDDLRRINVFKFVTSDAPILQLRLSANRDLEGAYDLLNRNLKRRLERLEGVSQVDLGGVEPPEIRIELDADRVAAYNVNLNDLSAQLAADNFSVTAGKITSNGRRLLVHPIGEYRSLDDIRNVIVSRGVRLSDIADVIMTEREKDYSRHLDGTYAVSLEIRKASGANMVAVTERVMNEIEEISKLPQMEGITIFTMGNQAEGVTSSLKDLVNAGLIGALFSLIVLFLFLRQLSVTLMVTLAVPFSLTIALAAMYFLDVSLNILSLMGLMLAVGMLVDNAVVVSESIFRYKQKMPGDPMGATLEGTKEVATAVFAGTLTTIIVFLPVVFGEASNITIFLGHVAVTIIFSLIGSLALALTMIPMIAARIDVPAPDETTSRMERLKKRYRNMLDWTLVHRWASALIIALIVAVSMVPMGQVKKDMFPEEESRQLNINIEVNGTYSLEVVEENITRVEEYLFANKERYEIDSVYSWMQAGFARITLILTEDEEAKRSSKAIRDELIENLPQIAIGKYSFNRQRSGASEGLAIYLRGESSETLMELSEDFRRAMQGIEGITEVSLDTEGTSREIQVVVDRAKAQRLGLDSRAVATTISTAMRGQNLRQFRGGQGEIDIRLEFSEDDRQSLAELYSLPIYNAAGEEVLLSSIASIRLVDGPAEIRRSNRATNLKIDVGLAKDVTMFDIRPKLQRQLSALSLPEGYQWSFGRAFDEAQQTENQMATNFLLALMLIFIVMAALFEKLLQPLAIISGIFFSVLGIFWLFWLSGTIFDLMAMIGILILMGVVVNNGIVMLDHINNLRKEGMERREAILQGATDRLRPILMTVATTVLGLIPLAVGNTQLGGDGPPYFPMARAIIGGLLFSTIVSLAMLPTIYAMLDDLGQWSARALNKARVTTLRRLTAIAQAGTGNG; this is encoded by the coding sequence ATGTGGGAGATAACCCGTATTGCCATGCGTCGTCCCGTCACCACGGTGATGGTGTTTGTCAGCATGTTCGTGGTCGGCGTCATTGCCTCGCGCCTGCTGCCGCTGGAGTTCTTCCCGGAGGTCGAATTCCCGGGGCTGTTCATCCAGGCGCCCTACCAGGGCTCGTCGCCAGAGGAAGTCGAGCGACTGATCACCCGCCCCATCGAGGAAGTGGTGGCTACCATGGGCAGCATCGAGCGCATGCAGTCCACTTCGCGGCGCGATTCCGCCCAGGTTTTCGTCTTCTTCGGCTGGGATTCCGATGTCGGCGTGAAAAGCGTCGAGGTGCGCGACAAGCTCGACGCCATCAAGAACGAACTGCCAGACGACCTGCGTCGCATCAATGTCTTCAAGTTCGTGACGTCCGACGCGCCCATACTTCAATTGCGATTGAGCGCCAATCGCGACCTTGAGGGTGCTTACGACCTCCTGAACCGCAACCTGAAGCGCCGCCTGGAGCGTCTCGAGGGCGTGTCGCAGGTCGACCTCGGTGGCGTCGAACCTCCGGAAATCCGCATCGAACTCGATGCCGATCGCGTTGCCGCCTACAACGTCAATCTCAACGACCTGTCAGCCCAGCTGGCCGCAGACAATTTTTCCGTAACCGCCGGGAAGATCACCAGCAATGGCCGGCGACTGCTGGTACATCCGATCGGCGAATATCGTTCACTGGATGACATACGCAACGTCATCGTGTCCCGTGGCGTGCGACTCTCGGACATCGCCGACGTCATCATGACCGAACGCGAGAAGGACTACAGCCGGCATCTCGATGGCACCTATGCAGTAAGCCTCGAAATTCGCAAGGCATCCGGTGCCAACATGGTGGCCGTGACCGAGCGGGTGATGAACGAGATCGAGGAAATTTCCAAGCTGCCGCAAATGGAAGGCATCACCATCTTCACCATGGGCAACCAGGCCGAGGGTGTCACCTCCTCCTTGAAGGACCTCGTGAATGCCGGCCTGATCGGCGCCCTGTTCTCGCTTATCGTGCTGTTCCTGTTCCTGCGCCAGCTGTCAGTCACGCTGATGGTCACGCTGGCCGTCCCGTTTTCGCTCACCATTGCCCTGGCAGCAATGTACTTCCTCGACGTCAGCCTCAATATCCTGTCGCTGATGGGACTGATGCTGGCCGTCGGCATGCTGGTGGACAACGCTGTCGTCGTTTCGGAAAGCATCTTTCGTTACAAGCAGAAGATGCCGGGTGATCCCATGGGTGCAACACTGGAAGGCACCAAGGAAGTTGCAACCGCCGTGTTTGCCGGCACGCTGACGACCATCATTGTCTTCCTGCCAGTGGTCTTTGGCGAAGCGAGCAACATCACGATTTTCCTGGGCCATGTCGCCGTCACCATCATATTTTCCCTGATCGGCTCGCTGGCACTGGCATTGACCATGATTCCGATGATCGCAGCCCGAATCGACGTGCCTGCACCGGATGAAACCACCTCGAGAATGGAGCGATTGAAGAAGCGCTATCGCAACATGCTCGACTGGACACTGGTGCACCGCTGGGCATCGGCACTGATCATCGCGCTGATCGTCGCCGTGTCGATGGTACCGATGGGACAGGTCAAGAAGGACATGTTCCCGGAAGAAGAGTCGCGCCAGCTGAACATCAATATCGAAGTGAACGGCACCTACTCGCTGGAGGTCGTGGAAGAGAACATCACGCGTGTCGAGGAATACCTGTTCGCCAACAAGGAACGTTACGAAATCGATTCCGTCTACAGCTGGATGCAGGCCGGTTTCGCGCGCATCACGCTGATCCTCACCGAGGACGAGGAAGCCAAGCGCAGCTCCAAGGCCATTCGCGATGAACTGATCGAAAACCTGCCACAGATTGCGATCGGCAAGTACAGTTTCAATCGCCAGCGGAGTGGCGCGTCGGAAGGTCTGGCGATCTACCTTCGTGGCGAGTCCAGCGAAACGCTGATGGAACTGTCGGAGGATTTCCGCAGGGCCATGCAGGGCATCGAAGGCATTACCGAAGTGAGCCTGGACACGGAGGGCACCAGCCGAGAGATCCAGGTTGTCGTAGACCGGGCCAAGGCCCAGCGTCTCGGCCTCGATTCCCGCGCTGTCGCAACAACCATTTCGACAGCGATGCGCGGCCAGAACCTGCGGCAGTTCCGCGGCGGCCAGGGCGAGATCGATATCCGGCTCGAGTTCAGTGAGGACGATCGACAGTCGCTGGCAGAGCTGTACTCGCTGCCGATCTACAATGCCGCCGGCGAAGAGGTCCTGCTTTCGTCCATCGCGAGCATTCGCCTGGTTGATGGTCCGGCGGAAATCCGCCGATCCAATCGTGCCACCAACCTGAAGATAGATGTCGGCCTTGCCAAGGACGTGACGATGTTCGACATCCGGCCGAAGCTGCAGCGCCAGCTTAGCGCACTGTCGCTGCCCGAGGGGTACCAGTGGAGCTTTGGCCGCGCTTTCGACGAAGCCCAGCAGACCGAAAACCAGATGGCAACCAACTTCCTGCTGGCGCTGATGCTGATTTTCATCGTCATGGCCGCGCTGTTCGAAAAACTGCTGCAGCCACTGGCGATCATCTCCGGCATCTTCTTCTCGGTACTGGGCATTTTCTGGCTGTTCTGGCTGAGCGGCACGATCTTCGACCTGATGGCCATGATCGGCATCCTTATCCTGATGGGTGTGGTGGTGAACAACGGCATCGTGATGCTGGATCACATCAACAACCTGAGAAAGGAAGGCATGGAGCGTCGCGAGGCCATCCTGCAAGGCGCCACCGACCGCCTGCGACCCATCCTGATGACAGTGGCGACCACGGTGCTCGGACTGATCCCGCTGGCCGTCGGCAACACCCAGCTGGGTGGCGACGGCCCGCCCTACTTCCCCATGGCTCGCGCCATCATCGGTGGACTGCTGTTCTCGACCATTGTCAGCCTGGCCATGCTGCCGACCATCTACGCCATGCTCGATGACCTGGGCCAGTGGAGTGCGCGGGCGCTCAACAAGGCGCGGGTCACCACGCTGCGGCGCCTGACGGCGATTGCGCAGGCTGGTACGGGGAACGGTTGA
- a CDS encoding pyruvate, water dikinase regulatory protein: MAQAMEKARTVFFVSDRTGITAETLGHSLLTQFDGVRFRQVTVPFLSTVDKAEAFVERVRQTHQEEGEKPIIFSTLIADDIRELVAESECVFLDFFDAFIGPLEKELGVKSSHTSGRAHGMHDEANYTTRIDAMNFALANDDGVTTKNYEKADVILVGVSRSGKTPTCLYLALHYGLYAANYPLTEEELETGRFPQSLLPFRDKLFGLTIDAGRLQQIRTERRPDSRYASAGQVNLELRQAENMFQTTNVPFTNTTNSSIEEIATTIIHETGIKRRFF; encoded by the coding sequence ATGGCTCAAGCGATGGAAAAAGCCCGTACCGTGTTTTTCGTGTCGGATCGGACCGGTATCACGGCCGAAACCCTGGGACACAGCCTGTTGACACAGTTCGACGGGGTCCGTTTCCGGCAGGTGACTGTACCATTTCTCAGCACGGTTGATAAGGCGGAAGCCTTTGTCGAAAGGGTTCGCCAGACGCACCAGGAGGAGGGCGAAAAACCCATTATTTTCAGTACCTTGATTGCTGATGATATCCGCGAACTGGTGGCCGAATCGGAGTGTGTTTTCCTGGATTTCTTCGATGCCTTCATCGGTCCGCTGGAGAAGGAACTGGGGGTCAAGTCCTCGCATACCTCGGGCCGGGCCCACGGCATGCACGACGAGGCCAATTACACCACCCGCATCGATGCCATGAACTTCGCGCTGGCCAATGATGACGGCGTGACCACCAAGAATTACGAAAAGGCGGATGTGATACTGGTCGGCGTATCGCGCTCGGGCAAGACACCCACCTGCCTGTACCTGGCCCTGCATTATGGTCTCTATGCCGCCAATTACCCCCTGACCGAGGAAGAGCTGGAAACCGGCCGGTTCCCGCAGTCGTTGCTGCCGTTTCGCGACAAGCTGTTCGGGCTGACCATCGATGCCGGCCGCCTGCAGCAGATTCGTACCGAGCGTCGCCCGGACAGCCGCTATGCGTCGGCAGGGCAGGTGAACCTGGAGCTCAGGCAGGCAGAGAACATGTTCCAGACCACCAACGTGCCATTCACCAACACCACCAACTCCTCTATCGAGGAAATCGCCACCACCATCATCCACGAGACGGGCATAAAGCGCCGCTTTTTCTGA